A window of Rubricoccus marinus contains these coding sequences:
- a CDS encoding beta-ketoacyl-ACP synthase III — protein MKPLYSNLIGWGHYAPERVVTNDDLAQIVDTSDEWIQSRSGIKERHFAAENEATSHLCIEASKRAMDVAGIGAEDLDLILIATSSPDYLVPPVSSQIQHALGAKCGAMTLVVGCTGFVYGLVTAEQFIKTGAYRTVLLVGAETISNYLDMTDRTTCVLFGDGAGAVVLQATEEDCGMRAFELGSDGAGAEAIIARSPGTANPVSQRVIDERLHYLEMNGREVFKFATRTMGSSLMRVMKESGLSPEDIDLFVPHQANARIIEYAAKEFGLPDDKVVVNVDRYGNTSAASIPIALSEALSDKRAKPGDTLAFVGFGAGLTWASAIFTLGSMTAEPRQQRGEASASGDGAEGDADSVIGSRGEVQGLIA, from the coding sequence ATGAAACCGCTCTACTCCAATCTCATCGGCTGGGGCCACTACGCCCCGGAACGCGTCGTCACCAACGACGACCTCGCTCAGATCGTCGACACCTCCGACGAGTGGATCCAGTCCAGGAGCGGCATCAAGGAGCGGCACTTCGCGGCGGAGAACGAGGCCACGAGCCACCTCTGCATCGAGGCGTCCAAGCGCGCGATGGACGTCGCGGGAATCGGCGCGGAGGATCTGGACCTGATCCTGATCGCCACGTCGAGCCCGGATTATCTGGTGCCGCCCGTCTCCAGCCAGATCCAGCACGCCCTGGGCGCTAAGTGCGGCGCGATGACGCTTGTCGTCGGTTGCACAGGCTTCGTCTACGGGCTCGTCACCGCCGAGCAGTTCATCAAGACCGGCGCCTACCGGACCGTCCTCCTCGTCGGTGCGGAAACGATCTCGAACTACCTCGACATGACCGACCGCACCACGTGCGTGCTCTTCGGGGACGGCGCGGGCGCCGTCGTGCTCCAGGCAACGGAGGAGGACTGCGGGATGCGCGCCTTCGAGCTCGGCTCGGACGGCGCAGGCGCCGAGGCCATCATCGCGCGCTCCCCCGGCACGGCGAACCCGGTTTCGCAGCGCGTGATCGACGAGCGGCTGCACTACCTGGAGATGAACGGTCGCGAGGTGTTCAAATTCGCCACCCGCACGATGGGCTCCTCTCTGATGCGCGTGATGAAGGAGTCCGGGCTCTCGCCAGAGGACATCGACTTGTTCGTCCCCCACCAGGCCAACGCGCGCATCATCGAGTACGCCGCCAAGGAGTTCGGCCTGCCTGATGACAAGGTGGTCGTGAACGTGGACCGCTACGGCAACACCTCGGCCGCGAGCATCCCGATCGCGCTCAGCGAGGCGCTCTCCGACAAGCGCGCAAAGCCCGGCGATACGCTTGCCTTCGTCGGCTTCGGAGCCGGCCTGACGTGGGCTTCAGCCATCTTTACGCTCGGGTCCATGACCGCCGAGCCTCGCCAACAGCGTGGGGAAGCCTCGGCCTCTGGCGACGGCGCGGAGGGGGACGCGGATTCCGTTATCGGATCGCGCGGCGAAGTCCAGGGCTTGATCGCCTAA